A section of the Roseivirga sp. BDSF3-8 genome encodes:
- a CDS encoding DNA polymerase III subunit alpha produces the protein MYLNCHTYFSLKYGTLSPEQLYMEAKRHGIRKLVVTDIHNTSAYIELLRICEENRTEFDLQIAAGIEFRRNDDMLYIVVARNNGGFEEANRYLSHYNLTDKPLPSRAPLFNHCYVIYPMQRHPAPDELYENEYIGIRPREVNRLTASPLRSYVHKLVALQPVTFRDKAGFNLHRLLRAIDCNLLLSRLPESRQASQDEVMHPQEELMQYYWQYPQIIARTQEMVEECRLDFTLGESKNKKVFGTSKKEDYNRLRQLALDGFTRRYEQYDSYAMSRLHRELEVISQHNFEAYFLITHDIVQYAKHRNFAHVGRGSGANSLVAYCMGITDVDPIELDLYFERFLNPYRTSPPDFDIDFSWKERDEVIHHVFERHGQQHTALLATYNTFQDRSVLRELGKVFGLPKSEIDKVVAYPEEMHDRDEITRLMFRYGERLVAMPANLSIHAGGIVITDEPIYAYTATDLPPKGFPITHFDMLAAEDIGIHKYDVLSQRGLGHIKDTVNVVQANRREEVDITRVKEFKQDEKIKELLRKGQTMGCFYVESPAMRMLLGKLQCEDYLTLVAASSIIRPGVARSGMMREYIHRHHHPDDFEYIHPKMEELMKESHGVMVYQEDVLKVAHHFAGLDLGEADILRRGMSGKFRSRKEFKRVEQAFFDNCREKGHPEEIAKEVWRQIESFSGYSFSKAHSASFAVESYQSLYLKAHYPLEFMVGVINNFGGFYKTEFYVHEARMAGATIEAPCVNTSDYLTDISGHTIWLGFIHLKNLETRIGQSIGAERQKNGPYRNLEDFVRRIPIGLEQLLVLIRVNGFRFTGKQKNELLWEAHLFFNKPRQKAHVPMLFDTSARKWQLPSLNAHPLMNAFDEIELLGFTLCDPFLLLEDQYMGDTTAENLMKKLKKRVELTGYLVTTKNTRTKDGKLMHFGTFLDHEGNVFDTTHFPNSVDKYPFRGRGFYRIRGRVVEDFGYPMIEVSYMAKLPMVHREKILEGQQEV, from the coding sequence ATGTACCTTAATTGTCATACGTACTTCAGCCTCAAATACGGTACGCTCTCACCGGAGCAGCTGTATATGGAAGCTAAGCGTCATGGCATTCGCAAACTGGTGGTGACTGACATACACAATACCTCGGCCTATATCGAATTGCTGCGGATCTGTGAGGAGAACAGGACGGAGTTTGACTTGCAGATTGCAGCCGGTATAGAGTTCCGCCGCAATGACGACATGTTGTATATCGTCGTTGCGCGGAACAACGGGGGATTTGAAGAAGCTAACCGCTACCTGAGCCATTATAACCTTACTGATAAGCCTTTACCAAGCCGCGCGCCTCTTTTCAACCACTGCTATGTGATATACCCAATGCAGCGGCATCCCGCGCCGGATGAGTTGTACGAAAACGAGTACATCGGCATCCGGCCGCGGGAGGTAAACAGGCTTACAGCCTCTCCCCTGCGCAGCTACGTACATAAACTGGTAGCGCTGCAGCCGGTGACCTTCCGGGACAAGGCAGGCTTTAACCTGCATCGCCTGCTGCGCGCCATAGACTGCAACCTGTTGCTGAGCAGGCTGCCAGAGAGCCGGCAGGCCTCGCAGGACGAGGTGATGCATCCGCAGGAGGAGCTAATGCAGTACTACTGGCAATACCCCCAGATCATAGCGCGTACGCAGGAGATGGTAGAGGAGTGCCGTCTGGACTTCACACTGGGAGAGAGCAAAAACAAAAAGGTCTTCGGAACCAGCAAGAAGGAGGACTATAACCGTCTGCGCCAGTTGGCGCTCGACGGTTTTACCAGGCGCTACGAACAGTACGACAGCTACGCCATGTCCCGTTTGCACCGCGAACTGGAGGTGATAAGTCAGCATAACTTTGAGGCGTACTTCCTTATCACACACGATATAGTCCAGTATGCAAAGCATCGCAACTTTGCCCATGTGGGACGGGGCAGCGGGGCAAACAGCCTGGTGGCTTACTGTATGGGCATTACGGATGTAGACCCGATAGAGCTGGACCTGTACTTCGAGCGCTTTCTGAACCCTTACCGTACCTCACCCCCGGACTTCGACATAGACTTTAGCTGGAAGGAACGGGACGAGGTCATCCATCACGTATTCGAGCGGCATGGCCAACAGCACACAGCCTTGCTGGCTACATACAATACCTTCCAGGACCGCTCGGTGCTGCGGGAATTAGGTAAGGTATTCGGCCTGCCTAAAAGTGAGATAGATAAGGTGGTGGCCTACCCGGAAGAGATGCACGACCGGGACGAGATCACACGCCTCATGTTTCGCTACGGCGAACGGCTGGTAGCCATGCCGGCCAATCTGTCCATACATGCGGGGGGTATCGTGATCACAGACGAACCCATATATGCCTACACAGCTACAGACCTGCCCCCAAAGGGGTTTCCGATCACGCACTTTGATATGCTGGCGGCAGAGGATATCGGCATACATAAGTATGACGTACTCAGCCAGCGGGGATTGGGCCACATCAAAGATACGGTGAATGTGGTGCAGGCGAATCGCCGGGAAGAGGTGGACATCACCCGCGTAAAGGAATTCAAGCAGGACGAAAAGATAAAAGAGCTATTGCGCAAGGGGCAGACTATGGGCTGTTTTTATGTGGAAAGCCCCGCTATGCGCATGCTGCTGGGTAAGCTGCAGTGTGAGGACTACCTCACACTGGTAGCGGCCAGCTCCATCATCCGGCCGGGCGTCGCCCGGTCGGGCATGATGAGGGAATATATACACCGCCACCACCACCCGGACGACTTTGAGTACATACATCCGAAGATGGAAGAACTCATGAAAGAGAGCCACGGGGTGATGGTATACCAGGAGGATGTGCTGAAAGTAGCGCACCACTTTGCCGGCCTGGACCTGGGCGAGGCCGATATACTGAGGCGGGGCATGAGTGGCAAGTTCAGAAGCCGTAAAGAATTTAAGCGGGTGGAGCAGGCTTTTTTTGATAATTGCCGCGAAAAAGGCCACCCGGAAGAGATTGCCAAAGAGGTATGGAGGCAGATAGAGAGCTTTTCAGGTTACTCTTTCTCCAAGGCCCACTCAGCCAGCTTTGCGGTGGAGAGCTACCAGAGCCTCTATCTCAAGGCTCACTACCCGCTGGAGTTTATGGTGGGCGTAATCAATAACTTCGGGGGCTTTTATAAAACGGAGTTTTATGTGCACGAGGCCCGCATGGCCGGAGCCACTATTGAGGCACCGTGTGTAAATACGAGCGACTACCTCACAGATATCTCAGGCCATACTATATGGCTGGGGTTCATTCACCTCAAAAATCTGGAGACGCGTATAGGCCAGTCTATCGGGGCGGAACGCCAGAAGAACGGCCCGTACCGTAACCTGGAGGATTTTGTGCGGCGCATACCTATAGGCCTCGAGCAGCTACTGGTACTGATACGTGTGAATGGTTTCCGCTTTACCGGCAAGCAGAAAAATGAATTGCTATGGGAGGCGCACCTCTTCTTTAACAAGCCACGGCAAAAGGCCCATGTACCCATGCTCTTCGATACCTCCGCAAGGAAGTGGCAGTTACCCTCACTGAATGCCCACCCCCTCATGAATGCCTTTGACGAAATAGAGCTGCTCGGCTTTACGCTCTGCGACCCTTTCCTGCTGCTGGAAGACCAGTATATGGGCGACACCACAGCCGAAAACCTGATGAAAAAGCTTAAGAAACGGGTGGAGCTGACCGGCTACCTCGTCACCACGAAAAACACCCGCACCAAGGACGGCAAGCTGATGCACTTCGGCACCTTTCTGGACCACGAGGGCAATGTCTTTGATACCACGCACTTTCCCAACAGTGTGGACAAGTACCCCTTCCGCGGTCGTGGCTTTTACCGCATACGCGGCCGCGTGGTAGAAGACTTTGGTTACCCCATGATAGAGGTAAGCTACATGGCCAAATTGCCCATGGTGCACAGAGAAAAAATACTGGAAGGCCAGCAGGAGGTATAG
- a CDS encoding Dyp-type peroxidase, which yields MISGENKHITETKEIYENLQGNILKFHGRQYGYHIFLKFREWRQREVKKWIREDIVPTITSTEDQIQDGKKRKKDKKHDGGLFTTFGLSAQGYSYLHLRSIPSDIAYMKGMKGRRHLLGDRDEDQSLAYADTLHAVLVLADDSLKKLKKEKQKLEEKLAVLGIGEVVIAELGSVQKKDGQVEMTNGFGFRDGISSPYFTKKDEKAYLKEQQKATGLEDPLEIFNPDTSLDEILVNDELTRAPHTFGSYYVFRKYDLNTLGFNKDIQEIGKQINLKANKKENDPYGIDLAGAYIFGRFKDGTPVVKRDTPEGNKGAKDNTFDFSDDAYGSKCPFHAHIRKMNPRKNLPDNEPYYPKATITRRGMNQETGGTITGLLFGCFQSSIINQFEKLQAGWANISWEPAGRAGVDPIIGNKPEVSDYEFTPELYAESEVGLLPYRQRYSFPYKHGVHSNLPFDLDEENYFTHSFDAHTKMVGGEYFFFPSIPGLKELKDVNAPENTNTPMLQRLQYVVTKLWTSDEDLQNFREDYRGCLQEWLGLHMHASVRLVLSETKVNTNDVYTIEDGYVMVYLDISGKPNHLSNEQIRQLSLDEFRKYNELSLVTASVLFDPYFLMGW from the coding sequence ATGATTAGCGGCGAAAACAAACACATAACCGAGACCAAAGAGATATACGAAAACCTGCAGGGAAACATACTGAAATTTCACGGCAGGCAGTATGGATACCACATCTTCCTGAAGTTTAGAGAATGGCGACAGCGTGAAGTCAAAAAGTGGATCAGGGAAGATATTGTACCCACTATAACCTCTACCGAAGACCAGATACAGGATGGTAAGAAGAGAAAGAAAGACAAAAAACATGATGGAGGCCTGTTTACCACCTTCGGACTGTCAGCACAAGGCTATTCCTACCTGCACCTCAGGTCTATACCCTCCGACATAGCCTATATGAAAGGAATGAAAGGCCGCAGGCACCTGCTGGGCGATCGTGATGAGGATCAGTCACTAGCCTATGCAGACACACTCCATGCCGTGCTGGTGCTGGCAGACGATTCGCTCAAAAAACTGAAGAAAGAGAAGCAGAAACTGGAAGAAAAACTGGCCGTCCTGGGTATAGGCGAGGTGGTAATAGCCGAACTGGGATCCGTACAAAAAAAGGACGGCCAGGTAGAAATGACCAACGGCTTTGGCTTCCGTGACGGTATTTCCTCCCCTTACTTTACTAAAAAAGATGAGAAAGCTTACCTGAAGGAGCAGCAGAAGGCCACAGGCCTGGAGGATCCGCTGGAAATATTCAATCCCGATACTTCGCTGGATGAGATACTGGTAAACGACGAACTTACGCGGGCCCCGCACACATTTGGCAGCTATTATGTATTCAGAAAATATGACCTGAACACCCTTGGGTTCAATAAGGACATACAGGAAATAGGTAAACAGATAAACCTGAAGGCCAACAAAAAAGAGAACGATCCTTATGGAATAGATCTCGCAGGCGCCTACATCTTCGGCCGCTTCAAAGACGGTACGCCGGTAGTAAAACGGGACACCCCAGAGGGCAATAAAGGGGCAAAGGACAACACCTTTGACTTCAGCGACGATGCCTACGGCTCAAAATGCCCCTTTCATGCTCACATAAGAAAAATGAACCCGCGCAAGAACCTGCCGGACAATGAGCCTTATTACCCAAAGGCAACGATAACGCGCCGGGGAATGAACCAGGAGACGGGAGGCACGATTACCGGACTGCTGTTCGGTTGTTTTCAGAGCAGTATCATAAACCAGTTTGAAAAGTTGCAGGCCGGATGGGCCAATATCTCATGGGAACCTGCAGGCCGGGCCGGTGTGGATCCCATCATAGGCAACAAACCGGAAGTATCGGACTATGAGTTCACCCCGGAGCTATATGCCGAGTCGGAAGTAGGCCTCCTGCCCTATCGCCAGAGGTACTCCTTCCCCTACAAACATGGGGTGCATAGCAACCTGCCTTTTGACCTTGACGAAGAAAATTACTTTACCCATAGCTTCGATGCGCACACCAAAATGGTGGGGGGCGAGTACTTTTTCTTTCCTTCCATTCCCGGACTGAAGGAACTGAAGGATGTAAACGCACCGGAAAACACCAATACCCCTATGCTGCAGCGCCTGCAATATGTAGTCACCAAGCTGTGGACATCGGATGAAGACCTGCAGAACTTCCGTGAAGACTACCGTGGCTGCCTGCAGGAATGGCTGGGATTGCATATGCATGCATCCGTACGCCTTGTATTATCTGAAACGAAGGTAAACACAAACGATGTTTATACCATAGAAGATGGCTACGTAATGGTATACCTGGATATATCCGGCAAACCTAACCACCTCAGTAACGAGCAGATCAGGCAACTTTCGCTGGACGAATTCAGGAAGTATAATGAGTTGAGCCTGGTAACAGCTTCCGTATTGTTTGACCCATACTTCCTGATGGGGTGGTAG
- a CDS encoding XRE family transcriptional regulator: MSEIFNKLRAIRKIIGLKQVQMAEQTGITQRDVSLLENGKKTFIPIKYIRFLNEKGIDLNWLFDDNEEGDGFYLEQYKYRTTSGQSQAMEDKMFKPDAVRPDKDHQAILLVNMDAMNVYPKLSDHEDFLHKLPQVSLPEEITSMGEQRMFQVEDDSMSGTLMPFDYAMGRRYDTWPRALKEGHVHIVVTDDEVLIRRVRLHPDKQILLLTPDNDNYPSKEVPFKDVAEMWHLRMKISLNIASNPASLMKTILGMKTQVDELRTEVMELKKSADKT; the protein is encoded by the coding sequence ATGTCAGAGATCTTCAACAAGCTAAGGGCAATCAGGAAGATAATCGGTCTGAAACAAGTACAGATGGCCGAACAGACGGGTATAACGCAACGAGACGTAAGCCTGCTGGAAAATGGAAAGAAAACCTTTATCCCTATAAAGTACATTCGCTTTCTGAATGAGAAAGGAATAGACTTAAACTGGCTATTCGACGATAATGAGGAGGGCGACGGCTTTTACCTGGAACAGTATAAGTACCGGACCACTTCCGGTCAGTCACAGGCAATGGAAGACAAAATGTTTAAGCCGGATGCCGTACGCCCGGATAAAGACCACCAGGCCATACTGCTGGTAAATATGGATGCTATGAATGTGTATCCTAAACTGAGCGACCATGAAGATTTCCTGCATAAGCTCCCCCAGGTGAGCCTTCCGGAAGAAATCACGAGCATGGGCGAGCAGCGGATGTTCCAGGTGGAAGACGATAGCATGTCCGGCACACTGATGCCATTTGACTACGCCATGGGGCGCCGTTATGATACCTGGCCCCGGGCACTAAAGGAAGGTCATGTGCACATAGTAGTGACAGATGACGAAGTGCTTATACGACGCGTGCGGCTGCACCCGGACAAGCAGATACTCCTGCTTACGCCGGACAATGATAACTACCCTTCTAAAGAGGTCCCTTTCAAAGATGTGGCCGAAATGTGGCATCTCCGCATGAAGATAAGCCTGAATATAGCTTCTAATCCGGCCAGCCTGATGAAAACCATATTAGGTATGAAAACGCAGGTAGACGAGCTACGCACTGAGGTGATGGAGCTGAAGAAATCAGCGGATAAAACATAA
- a CDS encoding AAA family ATPase has product MRFENTPPSPHSTENLSEKTEQGSLLGREQAARQLHDAYLASRTTSSSHLVLIEGASGTGKTTLVHHLQSELPQDVFFLEGKFYQYSQGQPFQAIVQLIGQFEHRIAARKASAFREIRTKWAQDLKPHLPLLQVLLPDSQLLNSLSEKERSDRPTVNETQIREAFLALFHSMARSCEALVIFVDDLQWADESSLSVLQTLWLELNKVPVLFTGSFRNEEAAGPYAVQNLKELVKKHEDTGQHITLDAFSKETVTDWLLNQSNHGINRAGELGDIVWRKTLGNPFYLNQFYQLLMDNELLYKHKAPLPWEWKDKEIEGQPGTENLVPALKRRLNALNETTLTLLQWAACLGTTFDAALLAKLTGYRLKEVDTALEKATRQEFVLPKNAFQAAPEYGIAHDQIQRALYESLTDEQKGHYHLAIARQLMEQSEQSPSINYLVANHLGLAGLPETDEDKLAFRRYHYKAGKQALATTAYAQADAYLQRSLAHFGPDDWQHAYEETLEYHLCALESAGYNKDLPTCSKLFEQLKSQPIGDYDELRLLQVYSLLQLYFKEYDKGYEYARLALEKAGIPVATTPEARGEGMQALVQSLSDPGTIARFEKLHISDEKDEIVNTLFNQLCVYAYNVSPQDIAYYTFLWAHTSLDRGISAPTTDAYSFVAMVYTSMHNFGVAFKYGELTEKLAERFNHPVYKNRALSLVYAHCLAWNHSYQETMQVMEDSYPGLVKYGEWIWAAGTLFNTFLVGLMHGADLQETSDLYRRFFMEYQKPEAQQIFGFLPDEAISVVNEYLLETGVVPDKAEKVLAEAKESNPMISSVALTVLSRLYVLAGDYEKALEVSEANYQALVEFGACGGQLHNVSFHFDQAIALCHSKLTNKEHFDKEEKLKLSMERLAMYAEINPDNFAGYHHLAVAMQHMTAGDTGQAYAGLMQTIKHAQLNGHTLLAAMAYEQAGTLAASDGLHLAKGHYIEAYHHYKQCGATGKAEEVLTRKLQGSRNQIVAAHEEGKEVSLSPTQSIDLDVKALMDSSLAISRQVKLDLLLRRLMEIISQNTGAERVIIALQKDDDMYLEGVHTASDTRVLEEIPLNDGQPIPDAYRLSEEVVHAVANTQKTILLGDAWQTAGPYKNTRYIQEQKPRSILCMPLIYQGDVMGVLYLENNSQTYAFTRDRLEILTLLSAQITTSIRNAGMYSTLEAKVALRTHELQVTNQELAALNEFKEKLTGLIAHDLKSPLSNIIGLSEQDPSGDTHQKINQLSRYMEQMILDILETRRLESPEMKPQVTELAIGKLKENALEQLAWIIRDRHIKLQVTGHKSLKVLADERLMVRVLVNLINNAIVHNPEAKHIKVTSEKAGDDFLRISIKDKGKPIPAEVIDKIFEPYHSQAKAGAGRFRSTGLGLTYCKLAVESHQGEIGATSDTEGNTFWFTLPLVPGQQAQEDSGFVYGEDTSEPSLMPDEAMAVLKPYADRLNGLQVNQLTAILKVLREAGDLKNPAAAQWIRDVEEATYACDEPRYRELLKMIP; this is encoded by the coding sequence ATGAGATTTGAAAATACGCCTCCGTCTCCCCATTCCACTGAAAATCTATCTGAAAAAACCGAACAGGGAAGCCTGCTAGGCAGAGAACAGGCCGCCAGGCAGCTGCATGATGCTTACCTGGCTTCTCGCACCACCAGCAGCAGCCATCTGGTACTGATAGAAGGGGCCAGTGGCACGGGAAAAACCACCCTTGTGCACCACCTCCAAAGCGAATTACCGCAGGACGTTTTCTTTCTTGAGGGCAAATTTTACCAATACAGCCAGGGACAGCCCTTTCAGGCGATCGTACAGCTCATCGGCCAATTTGAGCACCGGATTGCAGCAAGAAAAGCCTCTGCCTTCCGGGAGATACGCACAAAATGGGCACAGGACTTAAAGCCCCACCTGCCCCTTTTGCAAGTATTGCTGCCTGATTCCCAATTGCTGAACTCCCTGTCGGAAAAAGAAAGATCCGACCGGCCTACTGTCAATGAGACGCAGATCAGAGAGGCCTTTCTGGCACTATTTCACAGCATGGCACGCTCGTGTGAAGCCCTCGTGATATTTGTAGATGACCTGCAGTGGGCAGACGAAAGCTCGCTTTCCGTACTGCAGACCTTATGGCTGGAACTCAACAAGGTGCCCGTACTATTTACCGGCTCTTTCCGCAATGAGGAAGCTGCCGGCCCGTATGCGGTACAGAACCTCAAGGAGCTTGTGAAAAAGCATGAAGACACCGGGCAGCACATCACTCTCGATGCTTTTTCTAAAGAAACGGTAACCGATTGGCTATTAAACCAATCAAACCATGGCATAAACAGAGCCGGTGAACTGGGAGACATTGTGTGGAGAAAAACACTGGGTAACCCATTTTACCTTAATCAATTTTACCAGCTATTAATGGACAACGAATTACTTTATAAGCATAAAGCCCCCTTGCCATGGGAGTGGAAGGATAAAGAAATAGAGGGGCAACCTGGTACGGAAAACCTTGTACCTGCACTGAAAAGAAGGCTTAACGCCCTTAACGAGACCACGCTCACCCTGTTGCAATGGGCTGCCTGCCTGGGCACTACCTTTGATGCCGCACTGCTTGCTAAGCTTACCGGATATAGGCTGAAAGAAGTGGACACAGCCCTGGAAAAGGCTACCCGCCAGGAATTTGTCCTGCCAAAAAATGCTTTTCAGGCTGCCCCTGAATACGGTATTGCCCATGACCAGATACAGCGTGCCCTATACGAATCCCTCACCGATGAGCAAAAAGGCCACTACCACCTGGCCATAGCCCGTCAGCTAATGGAGCAGAGTGAACAATCGCCATCGATAAATTACCTGGTAGCCAATCATCTGGGGCTGGCAGGCTTACCAGAAACAGACGAGGACAAGCTGGCTTTCCGCAGGTACCACTACAAAGCCGGAAAACAGGCCCTGGCCACCACAGCCTATGCACAGGCAGATGCTTACCTGCAGCGCTCCCTCGCCCACTTTGGCCCTGATGACTGGCAGCACGCCTATGAGGAAACCCTGGAATACCACCTCTGCGCGCTGGAAAGTGCCGGGTATAATAAAGACCTGCCTACCTGTTCAAAACTGTTTGAGCAACTGAAGAGCCAGCCTATAGGCGACTACGATGAGCTACGCCTGCTTCAGGTATACAGTCTGCTGCAGCTCTACTTTAAGGAATACGACAAGGGCTACGAGTATGCACGCCTGGCACTGGAAAAGGCCGGCATACCAGTGGCCACCACACCAGAGGCCAGGGGTGAAGGCATGCAGGCCCTGGTACAATCCCTGTCTGACCCCGGAACCATCGCCCGGTTCGAGAAACTGCACATCAGTGATGAAAAGGACGAGATTGTTAATACTCTCTTTAACCAACTGTGCGTATATGCCTATAATGTAAGTCCCCAGGACATTGCCTATTACACCTTTTTATGGGCACACACCAGCCTTGACAGAGGCATTTCAGCCCCCACCACAGATGCCTACTCGTTCGTAGCCATGGTGTATACCTCCATGCACAACTTCGGGGTGGCTTTTAAATACGGAGAGCTGACAGAAAAACTGGCAGAACGGTTTAATCACCCTGTATACAAGAACAGAGCCCTTTCTCTCGTGTATGCGCACTGCCTGGCCTGGAACCATTCCTACCAAGAAACCATGCAGGTGATGGAGGACAGCTACCCCGGTCTTGTCAAGTATGGTGAATGGATATGGGCCGCAGGTACGCTCTTCAATACCTTCCTGGTAGGACTCATGCATGGTGCAGACCTGCAGGAGACCTCAGACCTCTACAGGAGGTTTTTCATGGAATATCAAAAGCCAGAGGCCCAGCAGATATTCGGATTCTTACCTGACGAGGCCATTTCAGTAGTTAACGAATACCTCCTGGAAACAGGGGTAGTACCGGATAAAGCCGAAAAGGTCCTGGCTGAGGCAAAAGAGTCCAACCCGATGATCTCATCAGTAGCCCTGACGGTGTTGTCACGGCTGTATGTGCTGGCCGGAGATTACGAAAAGGCATTGGAAGTCTCGGAAGCTAACTACCAGGCCCTGGTAGAGTTCGGTGCCTGCGGCGGACAGTTGCATAATGTCAGTTTTCATTTTGACCAGGCAATAGCCCTGTGCCATAGCAAACTAACCAACAAAGAGCACTTTGACAAAGAGGAAAAGCTAAAGCTGAGCATGGAGAGGCTCGCCATGTATGCGGAAATTAATCCGGATAACTTTGCCGGATATCACCACCTCGCCGTCGCAATGCAGCATATGACCGCGGGCGATACCGGCCAGGCCTATGCCGGACTGATGCAGACAATAAAGCATGCTCAGCTCAACGGCCACACCTTACTGGCGGCCATGGCTTATGAGCAGGCCGGTACGCTGGCAGCATCAGACGGACTGCATCTGGCAAAGGGGCACTACATAGAGGCATATCATCACTATAAACAGTGCGGAGCCACCGGCAAGGCAGAAGAGGTACTGACCAGGAAACTGCAGGGCAGCCGTAACCAGATAGTGGCTGCCCATGAGGAAGGCAAAGAGGTAAGCCTGTCCCCTACCCAATCGATAGACCTCGACGTGAAAGCCCTAATGGACAGTTCGCTGGCCATTTCCAGGCAGGTGAAGCTGGACCTGCTGCTGCGCAGGCTTATGGAGATCATCAGCCAGAATACCGGTGCCGAAAGAGTGATCATCGCCCTGCAGAAAGACGACGATATGTACCTTGAAGGGGTGCATACGGCAAGCGACACGCGGGTGCTGGAAGAGATACCGCTGAATGACGGCCAACCTATTCCCGATGCCTACCGGCTCAGTGAGGAAGTGGTCCACGCCGTGGCCAACACCCAAAAAACCATTCTGTTGGGAGATGCCTGGCAAACGGCAGGGCCCTACAAAAATACCCGCTACATACAGGAGCAAAAGCCAAGGTCTATCCTGTGTATGCCGCTCATATATCAGGGAGACGTTATGGGCGTGCTGTACCTGGAAAACAACAGCCAGACCTACGCCTTCACCCGTGACCGTCTGGAGATACTGACCCTGCTGAGCGCCCAGATCACCACCTCCATCCGCAATGCCGGCATGTACAGTACCCTGGAGGCCAAAGTGGCCCTGCGTACACATGAGCTGCAGGTGACTAACCAGGAACTGGCCGCCCTCAATGAGTTTAAGGAAAAACTCACAGGCCTCATCGCGCATGACCTCAAGTCACCGCTAAGCAACATCATCGGGCTGTCCGAGCAGGACCCCAGCGGAGATACCCACCAGAAGATCAACCAGCTTAGCCGTTACATGGAGCAAATGATCCTCGATATACTGGAGACCCGCCGCCTGGAATCGCCGGAAATGAAACCCCAGGTGACAGAGCTCGCAATAGGCAAACTGAAGGAAAACGCCCTGGAGCAACTGGCCTGGATCATACGCGACCGCCACATAAAGCTGCAGGTTACCGGACATAAATCTCTGAAGGTGCTGGCAGATGAACGCCTGATGGTGCGGGTACTGGTAAACCTCATTAATAATGCCATCGTGCATAATCCGGAGGCCAAGCACATAAAGGTCACCTCTGAAAAAGCAGGAGATGACTTCCTGCGCATTTCTATTAAAGACAAAGGCAAGCCTATCCCTGCTGAGGTAATCGACAAGATCTTTGAGCCCTACCACTCGCAGGCCAAAGCCGGAGCGGGAAGGTTCCGCAGCACGGGGCTGGGGCTTACCTATTGTAAGCTGGCAGTGGAAAGCCATCAGGGTGAGATAGGAGCTACCTCAGACACTGAAGGCAATACCTTCTGGTTTACCCTGCCCCTGGTACCCGGCCAGCAGGCACAGGAGGACAGCGGTTTTGTATACGGCGAGGATACCAGCGAGCCAAGCCTCATGCCTGATGAGGCCATGGCGGTGCTGAAGCCGTATGCTGACAGGCTGAACGGCCTGCAGGTAAACCAGCTTACAGCTATACTAAAGGTGCTGCGCGAAGCAGGGGACCTCAAAAACCCAGCTGCTGCCCAGTGGATACGTGATGTGGAGGAAGCTACCTACGCCTGCGATGAGCCTCGGTACAGGGAGCTGCTAAAAATGATACCTTAA
- a CDS encoding thioesterase II family protein has product MKKKIPVFCIPFAGGSAYSFSAWKNVTPRGLEFKGLELPGHGKRIREPLLTHYEDMVDDLLDQIEIPIDMPYVIYGHSLGAMLAYHVVQRLQERGYKLPMYLVVSGRRGPSVELTNRSKYQLPQKEFYNMLKRENGAPREVLEDPEMMTYFEPILRADYKASETYEHPDMPMLRVPILAMAGDDEEATLTEVKAWQAETSTPIVVKQFPGHHFFIFENKEKVMRLMANTLQHELSARHPEL; this is encoded by the coding sequence ATGAAGAAAAAAATACCAGTCTTCTGTATTCCTTTTGCAGGAGGCAGTGCCTATTCTTTTTCAGCCTGGAAAAATGTAACACCCAGAGGCCTTGAGTTTAAAGGCCTCGAACTCCCCGGTCACGGTAAGCGAATCCGTGAACCCCTCCTTACCCACTATGAAGATATGGTGGACGATCTGCTGGACCAGATCGAAATACCTATAGATATGCCTTACGTGATATATGGCCATAGCCTTGGCGCTATGCTTGCCTATCATGTGGTGCAGAGGCTGCAGGAGCGGGGATATAAGCTGCCCATGTATCTGGTAGTAAGTGGCCGCAGGGGACCCTCAGTAGAACTTACTAACAGGAGTAAGTACCAGTTGCCCCAGAAGGAGTTTTATAATATGCTGAAGCGTGAGAACGGCGCTCCGCGTGAGGTGCTGGAAGACCCTGAGATGATGACGTACTTCGAGCCTATTTTACGGGCAGATTACAAGGCCTCCGAAACGTATGAGCATCCGGATATGCCCATGCTGAGAGTGCCGATACTGGCTATGGCGGGCGATGATGAAGAAGCTACGCTGACTGAAGTAAAGGCTTGGCAGGCAGAAACATCTACCCCTATTGTAGTAAAGCAGTTTCCCGGACATCACTTCTTTATATTTGAGAATAAAGAAAAAGTAATGAGGCTTATGGCTAACACGCTACAGCATGAGCTGAGCGCACGCCATCCGGAGTTATAG